TTCGCGGATGTGCAGCTGGTCGGGGCCGACGCCATTGAGCGGGTCGAGCGCACCACCGAGGACGTGATAGCGCCCCCGGAACTCCCGGGTGCGTTCGATCGCCTGCACGTCCTTCGGTTCCTCGACCACGCAGATCACCGTGCGGTCGCGGCGAGGATCGGAGCAGATGCGGCAACGCCGCTGGTCGGAGACCGTTCCGCAGACCTCGCAGAACTGCACGCCGTCGCGGATCCGCTGCAGCGCCGCCTGCAGGCGGTCGATCTCGGGCGGCTCGACCGAGAGCAGATGGAACGCGATGCGCTGGGCACTCTTCGGGCCGACGCCCGGAAGCTTGCCCAGCTCGTCGATGAGGTCCTGTACCGGTCCTTCGTACAACGCCGACCTCTAGAAACCGGGCAGGCCGGGGATTCCGCCGCCGAGCCCACCCGCGAGCGGACCGAGCTTCTCGGCCGCGATCTCCTGGGCCTTCGCCGAGGCGTCGGCGATCGCACCGACCACCAGATCCTGCAGGGTCTCGACGTCCTCGGGGTCGACGACCTTCGGATCGATCTTCACGGACACGACCTCGCCCGTGCCCTTCACCGTCGCGGTCACGAGGCCACCGCCGGCCTGGCCGGTGACCTCCGCCTGCGCCATCTCGTTCTGCGCAGCGACGAGTTGCTGCTGCATCTGCTGGGCCTGAGCGAGGAGTTGCTGCATGTCGGGCATTCCACCACCGGGTTGCACGGCACGTCCTTTCTGCACGTTTGTGATGCCAGCCTAGTCGCCGCGCATCGGGGTGGACACAGACGCCGAGGTCGACCGAACCGGGCTCAGTCGACTTCCTTCTTCAGGTTCTCGAGCACCTGCTGCTGGATCTTCTTCAGGCCGAGCGGCGCGAACGTCTTCTCGAAGAAGCCCTTGACGCCACCGGCACCCTTCCACTGAGTGAGCACGACGACCGTCGAACCCGTCCCGTTCGGCACGACGCTGTAGGTCGTCACGAGCGTCGAGTTCGCGTCCGTCTCCGTGACGGTACTGCCCTTCACCGACACGGTGGCCTGCACGTCGCGCTGACGCTTCTCCGTGGCCTGGAGGATCCAGTGCACGACGGTGCCGTCGCCGCGACCACCGGAGATCACGCGGTAGTCGCGGTAGTGCTCGGTGAGGATGCGCGGGCGCACGGTCTCGTAGTCGGCCAGGGCGGTGAGCACCACCTCGGGAGCTGCCGCCAACTGGATCGAACTGCTTGCGCTGACCTGTGCCATGAACGACTCCTTCTGCTTCTTCCGCGCTGATGCGGGCTCGAATGTGCCTGTGACGACAGCATCCATCCTGCCCTGCGCGTTCCGGGACGGATGCGACCGCCGGGTCTATTGTGGACGTGCCACTGATGCGCCGCTCCGGAGGAGTCGAATGCAGATGCCGAGATCGTCAGGTGTGAAGGTCCCGTACGGGGAGGCGGTACACCGCCAGGGTGTAGACCGCCTGCTGCGCTCGTACAGCGCGATACCGGCCGACGCGCCCGTGCGACTCGCGAAGAAGACGTCGAACCTCTTCCGGGCACGCGCCGCGGCGAACGCGCCGGGGCTCGACGTCTCCGGTCTCGGCGGTGTCATCTCCGTCGACCCGCAGGCCCGCACCGCCGACGTCGCCGGCATGTGCACCTACGAGGACCTCGTCGACGCGACCCTGCCCTACGGCCTCGCACCGTTGGTCGTCCCGCAGCTGAAGACGATCACGCTCGGCGGCGCCGTCACCGGGCTCGGCATCGAGTCGACGTCCTTCCGCAACGGCCTCCCCCACGAGTCCGTGCTCGAGATGGACATCCTGACCGGGTCCGGCGAGATCATCACGGCCCGCCCGGAGGGTGAGCACGCCGATCTGTTCCACGGCTTCCCCAACTCGTACGGTTCGCTCGGGTACGCCACGCGCCTGCGCATCGCACTCGAACCGGTGAAACGTTTCGTCGCACTGCGTCACCTGCGTTTCGACACGATCGCCGATCTGCAGTCCGCCCTCGCGCGGATCGTCGACGAACGGACCTGGGACGGCACACCGGTCGACTATCTCGACGGTGTCGTCTTCTCCGCGACCGAGAGCTACCTGACGCTCGGCACACAGACCGACGAGCCGGGTCCCGTCAGCGATTACACCGGGCAGGACATCTACTACCGGTCGATCCAGCACGTCTCCGTCAACCGACCCAAGGAGGATCGGCTCACGATCCGCGACTATCTGTGGCGGTGGGACACCGACTGGTTCTGGTGCTCCCGGGCTTTCGGCGCCCAGAACCCGAAGATCCGCCGGATGTGGCCGAAACAGTTGCTGCGCAGCAGTTTCTACTGGAAGCTCATCGCGCTCGACCACAAGTATTCGGTGGCCGACCGGATCGAGGCACGCAAGGGCAATCCACCCCGCGAGCGCGTCGTGCAGGACATCGAGGTCCCGCTCGAACGCACGCAGGAGTTCGTCGAGTGGTTCCTCGACGAAATTCCCATCGAGCCGATCTGGTTGTGCCCCTTGAAGTTGCGCGACATCGAGTCGTCCCCGGACGCCGGCCGTCCGAGCACCTCGGACGCCCAGCGTCCCTGGCCGCTGTACCCGCTCGAGCCGAAGCGCGCCTATGTGAACGTCGGGTTCTGGTCGTCCGTTCCCATCGTGCCCGGCGCCGAGGAGGGCGCCGCCAACCGGCTGATCGAGAAGAAGGTCGCCGAACTCGACGGGCACAAATCGCTCTACTCGGACTCCTACTACTCGAAGGACGAGTTCGAGAAGCTCTATTACGGCGGCGGTGAATACCCCGCTCTCAAGCAGAAATACGACCCTCGGTCCCGTCTACTGGACCTGTTTTCGAAGGCGGTGCAACGAAAGTGACCATATTCAGGACCGAGAACGATCGGTCCACCGAGGACAAGCTCGCACTCGCCCAGATCGTGGAGATCGTGACCGGCGGCGACATGCCGTTGCGCTTCACGGCCTACGACGGATCGGCGGCCGGTCCCGAGGACTCTCCCTACGGTCTACATCTCGCGTCGCCCAAGGGCGCGACGTACATCGCCACGGCCCCCGGCGATCTGGGTATGGCACGGGCGTACATCTCGGGCGATCTCCAGGCGAAGGGAGTGCATCCCGGCAACCCCTACGAGTTGCTCGCCTCGCTCGGCGACCTGCACTTCGAGCGTCCCCCGGCACGTATCCTCGCGCAGATCGCCCGGTCGCTCGGCACCGAACTGCTCAAGCCGATCGCACCGCCGCCGCAGGAGCACCTGCCGCGCTGGCGCCGCATCGCCGAGGGTCTGCGGCACTCGAAATCGCGCGACGCCGAGGTCATCCATCACCACTACGACGTGTCCAACGAGTTCTACGAGTACGTTCTGGGCCCCTCGATGACGTACACCTGCGCCGTCTTCGAATCCGAGAATCAGAGCCTCGAGGACGCCCAGGAGAACAAGTACCGTCTGGTCTTCGAGAAGCTGCGGTTGAAGCCGGGCGACCGCCTGCTCGACATCGGTTGCGGCTGGGGCGGGATGGTGCGTTACGCCGCTCGGCGCGGTGTGAAGGCCCTCGGCGTGACGCTCTCCAAGGAACAGGCCGAGTGGGCGCAGAAGGCCATCGTCGAGGAGGGCCTGAGCGACCTGGCGGAGGTCCGGCACTCCGACTACCGCGACGTGCCCGAGGAAGGATTCGACGCCATCTCGTCGATCGGCCTGACCGAGCACATCGGTGTCGCCAACTATCCGGCCTACTTCCGGTTCCTCCACGGCAAACTGCGGGTGGGCGGTCTGCTGCTCAACCACTGCATCACCCGGCCGACCAACAACACCCGCGCCAAGGCCGGCGGGTTCATCGACCGGTACGTCTTCCCCGACGGGGAACTCACCGGTTCGGGTCGCATCATCACCGAGGCGCAGAACATCGGCTTCGAGGTGATGCACGAGGAGAACCTGCGCGAGCACTACGCCCTGACGCTGAAGGGCTGGTGCGAGTACCTCGAGAAGCACTGGCAGGCCTGCGTCGCCGAGGTCGGTGAGGGCACGGCCCGCCTGTGGGGCCTGTACATGGCAGGCTCGCGCCTCGGCTTCGAACGCAACGTGGTCCAGCTGCACCAGGTGCTCGCGGTCAAGCTCGGCGACGACAAGAAGCCGCAGACGCCGCTGCGCCCCTGGTGGGTCGCCTAGCCGACCCCATCGGCACGAAAACAGAAGAGCGCGAACGGGAAGGGCTCCCGACGCCGTGGCGTCGGGAGCCCTTCCGTGCAACCGTCGTGTGCGTCAGCTGCGCAGCGACGCCGGCGGGTTGAAGCGCTCGCCGTACTTGGCGGCGAGTTCCTCGGCGCGCTTGACGAAGCCTTCCTTGCCACCCGGGTAGCCGACGATGTACTGAGCGACACCACCGGTCCAGGCCGGGAAGCCGATGCCGAAGATCGAGCCGATGTTGGCGTCGGCGGTGGTCTCGAGAACACCCTCGTCGAAGCACTTCTGGGTCTCGATCGCCTCGGCGAAGAGCATGCGGTCGATCAGATCCTGCAGCGGCACATCGAGGGTCGCCTCGGTCTTGAAGTGATCGCGCACACCCTGCCAGATGCCCTGACGCTTGCCGTTCTCGTCGTACTCGTAGAAGCCGGCCTTCTCGAGACGACCCGGACGACCCTGCTCGACCATCCAGTCGACCACGTCGAGTGCGGGATGACGCGTGGTGCCGAGCTTGGTGTCGCCCTGCTTGGCGGCCTCCTCGGATTCCTTCGCGATCTTCTGCATGAGCTTCATGTTCAGCTCGTCGGTCAGCTGCAGCGGCGGAGCCGGGTAACCCGCCTGCGAACCGGCCTGCTCGATGGTCGCGGGCTCGATGCCCTCGCCGAGCATGGCGATGGCCTCGTTGACGAAGGTGCCGATCACACGCGAGGTGAAGAAGCCGCGACTGTCGTTGACGACGATCGGAGTCTTGCGGATCGCGAGCGTGTAGTCGAACACGCGGGCCAGGGCCTCGTCGGAGGTCTTCTCACCCTTGATGATCTCGACCAGAGGCATCTTGTCGACCGGCGAGAAGAAGTGGATACCGATGAAGTCCTCGGGACGCTTGACGCCGGTCGCGAGACCGGTGATGGGCAGCGTCGAGGTGTTCGAGCCGAGCAGCGCGTCGGGATCGACGATGTCTTCGATCTCCTGGAACACCTTGTGCTTGAGCTCGGTGTTCTCGAACACTGCCTCGATGACGAAGTCGACGCCCGCGAAGTCGGCGGGGTCGGCCGTCGGCGTGATGCGGTCGAGCAGAGCCTTCGACTTCTCCTCGGTGGTCTTGCCACGCGAGAGAGCCTTCGTCTCGATCTTCTCCGAGTAGTTCTTGCCACGCTCGGCGGCCTCGAGGGTGACGTCCTTGAGGACGACCTCGTAGCCGGCCTTGGCGGAGACGTAGGCGATGCCGGCGCCCATCATGCCCGCACCGAGAACGCCGATCTTCTTGATCTCGCGCTTCGGCACGTCCTTCGGACGCGAAGCGCCCGAGTTGATGGACTGCATGTCGAAGAAGAACGCCTGGATCATGTTCTTCGCGACCTGGCCGGTGGCGAGTTCGACGAAGTACCGCGACTCGATGGTCGACGCATTGTCGAAGTCCACCTGCGAGCCCTCGACGGCGGCGGCCATGATGGCGCGCGGAGCCGGCATCGGGGCGCCCTTGATCTGCTTGCGCAGGTTCGCGGGGAAGGCCGGAA
This window of the Rhodococcus pyridinivorans genome carries:
- the recR gene encoding recombination mediator RecR, with amino-acid sequence MYEGPVQDLIDELGKLPGVGPKSAQRIAFHLLSVEPPEIDRLQAALQRIRDGVQFCEVCGTVSDQRRCRICSDPRRDRTVICVVEEPKDVQAIERTREFRGRYHVLGGALDPLNGVGPDQLHIRELLTRIGNQEDGVDVSEVIIATDPNTEGEATATYLVRMLRDFPGLSVTRLASGLPMGGDLEFADELTLGRALSGRRAM
- a CDS encoding class I SAM-dependent methyltransferase, with amino-acid sequence MTIFRTENDRSTEDKLALAQIVEIVTGGDMPLRFTAYDGSAAGPEDSPYGLHLASPKGATYIATAPGDLGMARAYISGDLQAKGVHPGNPYELLASLGDLHFERPPARILAQIARSLGTELLKPIAPPPQEHLPRWRRIAEGLRHSKSRDAEVIHHHYDVSNEFYEYVLGPSMTYTCAVFESENQSLEDAQENKYRLVFEKLRLKPGDRLLDIGCGWGGMVRYAARRGVKALGVTLSKEQAEWAQKAIVEEGLSDLAEVRHSDYRDVPEEGFDAISSIGLTEHIGVANYPAYFRFLHGKLRVGGLLLNHCITRPTNNTRAKAGGFIDRYVFPDGELTGSGRIITEAQNIGFEVMHEENLREHYALTLKGWCEYLEKHWQACVAEVGEGTARLWGLYMAGSRLGFERNVVQLHQVLAVKLGDDKKPQTPLRPWWVA
- a CDS encoding SRPBCC family protein, whose protein sequence is MAQVSASSSIQLAAAPEVVLTALADYETVRPRILTEHYRDYRVISGGRGDGTVVHWILQATEKRQRDVQATVSVKGSTVTETDANSTLVTTYSVVPNGTGSTVVVLTQWKGAGGVKGFFEKTFAPLGLKKIQQQVLENLKKEVD
- a CDS encoding YbaB/EbfC family nucleoid-associated protein translates to MPDMQQLLAQAQQMQQQLVAAQNEMAQAEVTGQAGGGLVTATVKGTGEVVSVKIDPKVVDPEDVETLQDLVVGAIADASAKAQEIAAEKLGPLAGGLGGGIPGLPGF
- a CDS encoding 3-hydroxyacyl-CoA dehydrogenase NAD-binding domain-containing protein; its protein translation is MSDNMISWDKDADGIVVLTLDDPNQGANTMNELYKASMKATVDRLYEEQDSITGVVITSAKKTFFAGGDLRNIIAIGPDDAQVAFDEVQGIKADLRRLETLGKPVVAAINGAALGGGLEIALATHRRIAADVKGVQIGLPEVSLGLLPGGGGITRTVRLLGIQTALLSVLLQGNKYNAVKAKEIGLVHDVVGSVEELVPAAKEWIKANPEGGIQPWDVKGYKIPGGTPSSPAFAANLPAFPANLRKQIKGAPMPAPRAIMAAAVEGSQVDFDNASTIESRYFVELATGQVAKNMIQAFFFDMQSINSGASRPKDVPKREIKKIGVLGAGMMGAGIAYVSAKAGYEVVLKDVTLEAAERGKNYSEKIETKALSRGKTTEEKSKALLDRITPTADPADFAGVDFVIEAVFENTELKHKVFQEIEDIVDPDALLGSNTSTLPITGLATGVKRPEDFIGIHFFSPVDKMPLVEIIKGEKTSDEALARVFDYTLAIRKTPIVVNDSRGFFTSRVIGTFVNEAIAMLGEGIEPATIEQAGSQAGYPAPPLQLTDELNMKLMQKIAKESEEAAKQGDTKLGTTRHPALDVVDWMVEQGRPGRLEKAGFYEYDENGKRQGIWQGVRDHFKTEATLDVPLQDLIDRMLFAEAIETQKCFDEGVLETTADANIGSIFGIGFPAWTGGVAQYIVGYPGGKEGFVKRAEELAAKYGERFNPPASLRS
- a CDS encoding FAD-binding oxidoreductase; this encodes MQMPRSSGVKVPYGEAVHRQGVDRLLRSYSAIPADAPVRLAKKTSNLFRARAAANAPGLDVSGLGGVISVDPQARTADVAGMCTYEDLVDATLPYGLAPLVVPQLKTITLGGAVTGLGIESTSFRNGLPHESVLEMDILTGSGEIITARPEGEHADLFHGFPNSYGSLGYATRLRIALEPVKRFVALRHLRFDTIADLQSALARIVDERTWDGTPVDYLDGVVFSATESYLTLGTQTDEPGPVSDYTGQDIYYRSIQHVSVNRPKEDRLTIRDYLWRWDTDWFWCSRAFGAQNPKIRRMWPKQLLRSSFYWKLIALDHKYSVADRIEARKGNPPRERVVQDIEVPLERTQEFVEWFLDEIPIEPIWLCPLKLRDIESSPDAGRPSTSDAQRPWPLYPLEPKRAYVNVGFWSSVPIVPGAEEGAANRLIEKKVAELDGHKSLYSDSYYSKDEFEKLYYGGGEYPALKQKYDPRSRLLDLFSKAVQRK